The DNA window TTAATAGATTGATGGATGGATTATGCTGCTTTGCTATCTCGTTATTCACATGCCATAATATTCCTCTGATGTTATGCATGGTTATACTTAggtctgtactgtctcgattaggttcgatccTCTAGATCTGATATGAGCATACATGTCATTGGTTGTTATTGTTTCGTGCTGataattagtatagcattcTAATTTACGTGTAATTCCACACTTAGTTTCGTATCGGCTGATAATTGTACGTGCGATAAATACTAAAGCTGtctgatcggctgattaatctgaGGACCGTCTcagttaggtccgatcttttaagattaattggttgcTTGGCTCATCTAgtatttatcctgcttctgacTTAACCGATtcagtatatttataattgttatcacgaaattcctgtaaagccgatcgtttAGTCTATCGGCTATGGTCCTggaacggtatcggctatccggctgatagcgatttcagggttaactgtttcatgttatatcttgtcagttacaggatcaaactgactggcacgtccgGTATATCTATGAATTAGGTcttgcactggaatggtctaagattgattcccaagCCTAcatgtgtgaccgttgattgttattttcagcgtcaagaagtgcatactgtcttggttaagtccaatctttACACGTCTAgctcgatctggttataggggctcatccgatcgactaagattaataagtaacttggcagattacattggtctaatatttaattcgaATCTATTTCTATTGAGTTTCtggccgatccaagctttttatagtcgatcgtttatcctatcggctaaccgttgcagcaacaacatccgatcggctagatatttagttacctatcgactcgatagccgattggcttgttttactatttatgttatcagttgtaggatcaaactgattggCTCGCCCAcgcatcattctaagaatttaggttctgcactagagttgtctaagattgacttcCAGGCCTTTGTGTGTGACGCGTCAACagttatgaaacggagttagtatgtactacctccgtccctaaatatttgaggCCGTTAACtattttatacgtgtttgactatttatcttatttaatttttttcaaatgtaaagctatatatatatgcataaaagtatatttaacaataaataaaataatataaaaataattaataaataggtaaaattttaataagataaatactcaaacgtgtataaaaaatcaacaacgtcaaaatgtaaagacggagggagtattagatTTGACGTAAGGAACTTAAAGTGGGCTTTTTCCTGGAGTAAATACGAAAGCCCACCCCCATCGTTGGGCCGCATCACGCCATGAGGCCCAGGACGATCTCGGCCCAGTAGGCTACGAACGATCGAATGAATAGCACCGGGGCTTTTTGCTCACGAATCGCGAGGTGATTAACACAAACCAGCCACGCCTcttcgccgtctccgcccttccgctctccctctcctccctcctccctcctccctccctccaacTTCTCGGCCTCGTCGCGAGCTGGAGAGCTCGAGCAGCCGAGCAGGAGGGTAGATTCCGAGCCCTCGTTTGCGCGTGCTCCGGTAAGTTTCTCCTCccgccggctgctgctgctcgtcgccgacgcgggGTTTGATCGCGTGCTTGGTGGGGTGGGTGGGTTCCCGAatccgcggcgcggcggcggaaagGGTATtggtcgtcggcgccggaaCGTTCGATTGCGCCCGCCGGCCCTGTGTTTCATTCTCcgattttgtttggtttctcGGTTCGTTGATTTGCTCCTGTTTGGTGTTTGCTTAGACGCGAGTTGGCTACGTCGTTACTGGTTCGTTGGGGTTTATGGATTGCGAGCTCTCCTCGCTGCTCTGGTTTGTTTTGCATTTCATCTCTAGTCCTGCTACTCGTCGCCAACGCGGGGTTTGTTTGCACGCTTGGTGTTGGTGGTGTGGGTGGATCATTGATGGGTGGGTGGGCTTATAATTGGTTCCCGAatccgcggcgcggcggcggagagggtattggtcgtcggcgccggaaCGTTCGACTGCGCCCGCTGGCCCTGTGTTGGTTCACccattttgtttggtttctcGGTTCGTTGATTTGCTCCTGTTTGGTGTTTGCTTAGTCCCGAGTTGGCTATGTCATTACTGGTTCGTTGGGGTTTATGGATTGCGAGCTCTCCTCGCTACTCTGGTTTGTTTTGCATTTCGTCTCCTAGTCCTGctgctcgtcgccgacgcgggGTTTGATTGCGCGCTTGGTGGGCTGGGTGGATCATGGATAGGTGGGTGGGCTTATAACTGGTTCCGAATctgcggcacggcggcggaaagGGTATTGGTGGTCGGCGCTGGAACGTTCGACTGCGCCCGCCGGCCCTGTGTTTCATTCTCcgattttgtttggtttctcGGTTCGTTGATTTGCTCCTGTTTGGTGTTTGCTTAGTCCCGAGTTGGCTATGTCGTTACTGGTTCGTTGGGTTTATGGATTGCGAGCTCTCCTCGCTACTCTGGTTTGTTTTGCATTTCGTCTTCTCGTCCTGCTGCTCGTCTCCGACGCGGGGTTTGGTTGCGCGCTTGGTGGGCTGGGTTGATCATGGATGGGTGGGTGGGCTTATAATTGGTCGCGGAtctgcggcgcggcggcggaaagGGTATtggtcgtcggcgccggaaCGTTCGATTGCGCCCGCCGGCCCTGTGTTTCATTCTCcgattttgtttggtttctcGGTTCGTTGATTTGCTCCTGTTTGGTGTTTGCTTAGACGCGAGTTGGCTACGCCGTTACTGGTTCATTGGGGTTTATGGATTGCGAGCTCTCCTCGCTACTCTGGTTTGTTTTGCAGTTCGTCTCGTGTCCTGCTGTTCGTATCCGACGATGGGTTTTATCGAGCTCTTGATGGGCTCGATTCCTGAAATCCGTCGCGCCGAGACGCCGTTCATGGACCGGGATTTTCGATTTCTCCCTTTTCCTGTTGGTGGAGTTCTCTCGTGTTCTTCGGTTTCATGGTTCGCTGTTTCCTGTTTCATGGTTCTTTCTTGGTGAACCCGCTGTTCTCATGCTGCGTGTTTTCTTGGTTCGCGCAGGTTCGTTGGGGTTTATGGAATGACGGAGTTTTTGGCTTATGTTGTTCCAGTTCCTGACGTGATGGACGAGGAGAAGAGGGCGAGGAAGGGGGATATCTCGCCCGCGGGGTCCCCGCGGAAATCTCCGCGCCTGGGGCGGCCAGCTGCGCCGACGGTGGCCGGGTCtggaggcggtggcgcagcGCCGCACGAGGGGGCCAATCCGTACGAGGACCTTAATGACCCAAATGGTGCCTTCATAGCCGGCGAGGAGCCACACCCGCAAGAATTtctcgacgccgccgaggaggaggaggccgtcATGCCCCTGCAGGCCCTGCTGGGTGAGGTTGCCATGAATGCTGATGGAGGGCCTCATTGGGATGAGCTTGATAATCGAGCAGAACATcgggaagaaaaggagaaggtGACCGTATCTGCCGCCAAGACACAGCAGGAAGACCGTCTATTCTCGTACTTTTGGAAGTGTGAGCTCCAAGGCAAAGGAGAGATGCCTTGCACCCAGTGCTTCGAAGAGAAGAGGTCTACTCCAAGGTGTTTCAGAAAAGGTTCTATGATGAACCATTACTTTGACTGCCATCGTCAATTGATGCGCGTCAAGACAAGGGTTAGGTGTTCCTGTTGCGGTAACTTCTTTAAGAACCCTCAAGAATACTACCGCCATAACAAGCAAATTCACGATAACTAAGCTGCCTGCTATAGAGAAAGTTAAACATTAGTCTCTATATGTAGGAAACTCTAGCCAAAGTACAGTCAGTAATGCTTCGTATTGACCACAAGAGGAAAGTAAGTGTGCATGTCTATGAGGGCAGTGAATTTTGAAAAAGGAGAAACTAAAGGAATCAGCAATGCAATTTCGATAACCTGTTCTCTTTAAGACTCTGCTATCCTTTGGGCCGACAAATTTGTGGCTACAACACTGGAACATAGGCCTATCCTCTGAAGTCGACTGTTTCAATCCTCTGTAATGCAACATTGGAACTGTAAGTAACAAGTAACCTTCATCTGTCCTCTCCAGTCTAGGGCATTAATAACTAAAGCCTGTGAAATGCCCTTTTGTGCTTGCCAGTCCAAACTGTGAGTGATTGGGTAAAGCTAGCGCAACGAAGTGGTTAAGCTCAACAAGTCATAAAAATGAGAGCTTTCAGCGGTGATCAAATTAAACCCACAAAACGTAATAATTACTCCTGTAGGTAGAAACTACTAAAATAGAAGGATCGATCCATTATATATTGTCCGCTGTAAAGTgaggcaaaaagaaaacacgaCAGCACACACCAATCTTCGTAAGCGAAGGTTCACTCATCGAATGACTGGCAGGCGAAAACCCGTAGGACATAGGAAGATGCAATCTTCGAAACCGGCGCACAATGAAAATACAATATATCTATGTAGTCATGAAACATGTAGAAACACAACAGCAATAAGTGGGCATGAGACATGAAAATAGCAATATAGTGTGTTGCAGTACCTGCGGCAGGCAGCAATAGAATTTATTGAGGTCTTTTTCAGTTCCTAAGGCTGAATTGTACCGACGCTGATGCATTTCTGTGAGAAGTAGTGAACTATAACCCAAGTGATCTACTAATGCAGCTCTAGTCAATTTGCGATGGCTGAACCTACCCGCAGGCCGCAACTGTAAGTGAAAGGTGCAATATGCTGATCTTTAGAAAAGATATATGTTGTAATATATGGCACCACATAGCAGTAATGCAGCATATCTCACAAAAATTCAATTCATTAACTAAGAAGTATTTAGAGGAGACCATACCATGGAGAACAGAAGCCAAGCTAACATGAGGTGAGAACTGAAGAACCAAATGCAAGCCTCCTTCCACACTGAACCCCAAGAGCTGTGCTGCGTTTGGATGTTTTACATGGGCTATTATTCCAAGGTCAGATAAGAAACCGCTAATCCTGTCCTCTTTGTTACCACCTTTTGTTACTCTCTTCACTGGCACAAACTGTCCATCAGCAAGAATGTCCTTTGTACACCTCAGCATGTTCGCCCTTCCCAATGAAAGGAAAGTATAAACAGTAAAGCAAGTTCATTTCCAATAATTATTTCAATTAGTTTGCACAGGATAGCTATTGAGTGTTTCTGCAGGAAATAGAGGTGATACATGGATAATATTCATTTAATATCAGCACATATATACCATCACGTCGTACACAGATCTCTGGTATATTTTTCGGTTAGATCATTAATTCTGTCATTGTAAACTCTGGTCTCAATGTCACCCTCCACATAAACTACAGAACTGAAATAAGGCATGATGATAGTGTATCCTTAGTATTATTAAGAGCCTGAAGCAAAGTTTAAATACCATATCATACATGAGCAAATATAAGCCTTATGCTATAAGCCTTACTTCTTGACCAATTTCCGAACAGCATAAGCACCAAGCTGCTCATTGTGAACAGATATCTGATGCCAATGAGCTGGCATTGGCAGGTTTTCAGCACCTATTATTCTCTGGTGAAACATGCCACCAGTCCCGACAGTAGACACTCATGAAGTAAAACCTGgtgaaaacatcaaaatttatgCCACCATTTTTAATGTCCTTTGTCTTACGTCGCTGGCCTATCAGAAACTGTGCTAGATATGAAGAGATTTAGGCGCTTGACCATGAACATCTCATGCTTATTAACATTTCAGGTATACGATGTTACTTCTTTTATGGATGAGCATCCTGGTGGCGACGAAGTGTTGCTAGCAGTAACAGGTGAGACATTTTTTCTGTGGTTTCATAAGTAATGATACTGACCATCAACCTTCGGCCATGCCATTTCAATTATTCAAAGCTGACACCTGCCCTCCAATGCACATAGGCAAAGATGCAACCAATGATTTTGAAGATATTGGCCACAGTGAATCAGCAAGGGAGATGATGGAGAAGTATCTCATTGGGGAGATCGATGCTTCAACCATCCCAGTAAAGCGTACTCATGTATCTCCCCAGTAAAGCCCAATTGAACGGGGAatgaaaacattttatttggaAAATGAGGATATGCCTTCGTTTCTAAATAGTACGAAAACGATGTCAAGTCTATTTGCGAAAAAGAAATGATGTCAAGTTATGGTGTAAACCAGGATATATTCAGTTATTCACTTTGCTTTTATTTTCACAGATTAGGTATCCTTCTACTGAAACGACtatatatctttttcttttggtggTTTTACAGGACAAAGATATGCCCTGCACTTAAAAGTTAGAACTTCAACACAGCTAGTTGTAGACATCATTAGTGCTGAGTACACCTATATGCATAATCTGAACCATCAAatctagtaatttttttaattgagttGATTTCAGTTCAGAGTCAATTCATGGTTACTAAGGATTACATGCAAGTAAGTACCACTAATGAATTTCTGACTGGAAATGTCAACTCTAACCTGAAACTGATGCATTAATACAACAAAAAGAGGCCCAAGGGAACAACTTTCATGTTCATGTGAAAAATACCTGCATAGCTCTCTCCTGAAATGTACAATTCACGGTCCTTATACTGTGGAAATCTGTCTAACCAATTTACAGGAAATTATATGCGTCATCGGCTACAAGGAAGAAAGATGCCAAAAACATCTCAAACGCTGCAGACAAttctgaataaaaatatactttaccAATAATAATACTCAATTACCTACAAAACCTCGAAGCAGTCGATAAACTTAGAAGGGCCTTCCTATGGAAAGGAGAGAAAACAATCAAAGGGGGACAGTGCTTGATATCGTGGAAGACTGTTTTACTATCCAAGGCGCAAGGGGGATTAGGAATAAAAGACCTGAAAGCACATAACATGGCACTACTAATGAAGACTGGGAACAAAATACTTACAGAAAGTGATCAACCAATAGGAAAATGGTTCAAGGATAAATATATGCTGACCAGCATACCATCCCAACCAAAGGCCAATGACACCCATGTGGAAACTGATGAGTACAAACATAAACAGAATGATCCCTATAACAAGAACCAAACTTGGCAAGGGCAGCACAATACTATTTTGGAAGGATAATTGGACAAATGACAGATTTATGAACACCTTCCCCACCCTGTTTTCATACGCCGTGGATAAAGACTGCACAATACATTCACGATTCCAGAATGGGACATGGACCATCAAGCTGCACCAAAACCTCTCTGCCCAGGCACAATCAGAACTAGAAGAATTGCAAATGATTATCAACAACCATTCCCCTGATGAAGCAATTCCAGACGAAAGACAAATGCTATATCTAACTACACAGATTGCAACCTCAAGCCTATATCAGATGATGACTAACCATGGAACACTCTGGCCCTCAGCTGAGTATATCTGGATACGCGAGATACCCAACACCTGCAAAATATTCCTATGGCTGGCATTCCGAGATAGGCTAAATACCAAAGCAAACATGACAAGAAAGAAATGGAGTAATAACCCAATTTTGTGACATCTGTCCGGCACAAGAAATAGCAGACCATATCATACTAAGATGCAAAGCAGCTACAGAATTATGGGCAAGACTTAATCTGTCAAGACAGGCCAACATATCCAAGTCAATACACCATTTTTTGGAAGCAATAATTGAACAAAACAGCAGGTTCAAGGGCATAGAGCCAATCTGGTTTGCGGCGTGTGCATACACACTCTGGAAAGCAAGGAACAACAGGATTTTTGACCAACACATACAGCTATTGCCAGAAATACTGACTCAAGCAAAAGAGCTCATCAACTTACAAccagaagaaaaatgaatcaATGGTCCAATCAACACCTATAAGCTAGGCTCATCTCCTGTTTTACTTTCCTTCATTTGGCTGTGGTTAGCCTGAGAAGCTTCAAGCTCCTCTCTCTGTAcagttttcttcttcttcctttttctccttGTAACCTGTATAATCCTGTAACGCCAACCCATTTTATCATTGAAATGGATATAAGGTAGAGTCTCCTCTACCTTCTTAgcctaaaaaaaaattacctacAAAACCATCATTCAGTTTGGTGAGGTCAGAGGATGTGTTGGCGTAGGAGAAGCCAACCCCAACAGGAGATTCCAGGAACAGCAAATTCTGGCAAGATCAATGCAAAAATGAAAGAATCAGCATACTATTCATTTGGCCAAACCTGGAATAATTATAATGAACTAAAGTGTAGAGTTTTTGAATCACCTTTGTTCCAAGCAAATTTGTTGAACTCAAGCCCAGGTCCATTCCTGCTAACTCTGAGTGCTCCTAGTTCAGATGCAGCTCCATATCCAATTGATGAGCAAACTGGCCCTGCATGTATATCTCCATTCATGTCACCATATATACCGAAAGGTTCACATCTTTATTGAAGTAGGGACAGTTGGCACAAATGAAACTGAAAGGAACAAACTGAAATGAGAAGTAAATGATCGAGCCGTAGCAACCTCCATTGAGCCAGAGCAGGAGAGGCTTCTGAGATGGCAGTGCCTGGGCCTCAAAGAACCAGTAGAAGAGTGGCCTGCCATTCTGGCTGTTCACAGTGATGTACCCTGAGAACTGAGAGACCTGTGGGCTCGTTGGCTGCCCAGGGAGGAAGGCGACCCTATCAGCTTCCTGCTCACTGtaaccaccaccagcagcagggTAGCAGTCCAAGCTCTACAGGGAGGtgaagaaggggaggaggaggagatgaagaGCAAAGATGAGCTGCTTCCTGTGTCGAGAttggggaagaagaagaagaagccatattgctgctgcttcttctgtTGCCAAGTGAAATGTGCAACTGTGACCTCCTTCTACAATACTCCGTAAGCCGCGACCGCCTCCGGCGCCCCAGGCGGTCGTGTCGGCCGCCAGCTACCGCACCAGTGGACCGGCGCCGTCGTtagggccgccgccgccgcccacacCGGCCTCGTCCATCGGTGCAGGAGCGTTTCGGCGGAGATGCGgagcctcctctcctcctcgtcggtgagcacgagctcggcggcgacgctcagcacgccggcgcggccgaggCGAGCGGGCAGGCTGAGGAAGAGCTCGCGGTCGGCGGGGATGCCGCGGACAAGGCCCTTGGCGAGCACGGAGACGGGGTGGATGCGGTGCTGGTCGCGGAGGAGCGACCAGGCGATGCTGGCGACGGAGTAGCCGATGGC is part of the Oryza brachyantha chromosome 2, ObraRS2, whole genome shotgun sequence genome and encodes:
- the LOC107303508 gene encoding uncharacterized protein LOC107303508; this encodes MGFIELLMGSIPEIRRAETPFMDRDFRFLPFPVGGVLSCSSVSWFVGVYGMTEFLAYVVPVPDVMDEEKRARKGDISPAGSPRKSPRLGRPAAPTVAGSGGGGAAPHEGANPYEDLNDPNGAFIAGEEPHPQEFLDAAEEEEAVMPLQALLGEVAMNADGGPHWDELDNRAEHREEKEKVTVSAAKTQQEDRLFSYFWKCELQGKGEMPCTQCFEEKRSTPRCFRKGSMMNHYFDCHRQLMRVKTRVRCSCCGNFFKNPQEYYRHNKQIHDN